Part of the uncultured Cohaesibacter sp. genome is shown below.
AAGGTCGGAAAAGACAATGGTATTTCAGCGCAAATCCTTGATGGATTGAGTGCAGGCGACGAAATCATCCTCTATCCATCCGCCGGCCTTGGCGACGGGACAAAAGTCACGCGCCGAACAGTGGAATGAAGGAGATACAAGGGTGATCGGTTTTGCGCCAGCCAACAGCCGCCGCGCCCCGATTTCAAAGGTAAACTCATGACCGACCAGCCCATCGCCAGCACCCCGACGCGCCCACAAATGAGCAAGAAGCTGGCAGCCTTCTATCGCCCTGAAGTGGTTCTCAGCCATGACTGTGCACCGGAAGGCGGAGCGGATTGGGACCCGATTGCACCAGTGCTGAAGGGCATTCCCCGCAGTCTCAAGCCCGACTATCGCGTCGATCCGGGCGACATGACCAAACCCGATTGCTTTGCCTCGATCCAGCAGGCCATCAGCCAGGCCATCAGCGATGCCAAAAGCAAAGGCCTCAGCAAACGCCTCCATATTGAGATTGCGCCGGGCACATACAACGAACTGGTCTACGTCCCCTCGCTGGAAGTGAACGGACGAAAGGTGCCTATCACGCTCTACGCTCGCGATACGGATGCCCGCAAGACCGTCATCTCGGTCGCCATCGATCAGGGTCTGACCGCAGATGCCTATACCATGCGCTTCGGCTCGGCCTTTCTCAACACCGAGCCCAGCATCCGGGCGATGTTCGAGGAGGTCTCGGCACGGGGCGATTTCGACATCGGCACCACCAACTCTTGCGTCATGCGCGTACGCAACGGTGGCTTCGAGGCCCTGAATCTGACCATCGAGAACAGCTACAATGAAGACCGGCTCACGCCTGACATTGCCGACAGGACGGATGTGGCACGCAACCATCAAGGCCAGTGGGCCCACGGTCAGCATCAGGCCGTTGCCGTGCTGATCGATGCTGCGGACCGCGTGCTGTTTGACAATGTCCGCCTGCTCGGCGATCAGGACACCCTCTATTTCAAGACCAACGAGCCGCATAAGACGGTAAAATCCTACTTCAGGAATTGCTATATAGAAGGCGACGTCGACTTCATTTTCGGCAACAGCACCGCCTTTTTCGACCATTGCGAAATCCGCTCCAAAGGCGCCAGAACATCCGACACCTATGTCGCCGCGCCCAGCACAAACATCCATATCCCCTATGGCATCGTTTTCTGGGATTGCGATTTCACCCATGACGACAGCGAGGCTGCCTTGGGAGGCCGCTTCTATCTCGGGCGACAATGGTTCGAGCGGGTCCGCGCAACCCCCTATGGCTCCTCGCCGGTGCCCGGCTATAGCTGCACCCTTGGCGAATTGTCCCACTATGAGGAACCGACCGGCACCATAGCACTGAAGACGCTGGAAGCGGTCGGCAAGGTCGCCGTGCTTCACAGCCGCATCGGCAGGCACATCAACCGCTTTGCCCCGTGGACCGATTGGAATGGCGGGGAATTCGATCAGGGCGGCACCTACCACCCTGCCCCGTGGGCTCCGCGTTTCCGCCCGGTCCAGTATGGCATCGCCGACTTCAACCGCCATCTCGCTGGCTGGCTGAAGCAACAGGGCCTTGCCTACGACGAGCAGAACGCCCCCCTGCCCTTCATTGCCGAATATGGCAACGAAACCACGGATCGCTAGCTCCCCTCTGCCAACATCGAAGATCAATCAACCGACCGCATGTGCCCAACGTGCGAGCGCATCGGCATGTTGTGATCGGACATCGACAGGATGGCGAACCATTCCATCATCCTCAACACTTAGGCCTAAGGACAAACCCCGGACTGTTCATCAACCGCTTTCTCACAACTCATTGATTTCCTATCGCATTCCAAGTCTCAAAAGCACCGTCTCCACCGGCTTCCATATGCTTTTTTGATGGTATCTGGCAACCAGTGACCAGAATCAGCCTTGACAAAAATCGAGTCCGATCTAAGATTTACCTAAATATTTTTGAGTAAAAATGAACGCTGCAGCTCAATTCAACTCAAAGGAAAGCACCTGAATGAAAGACCTCAAGACTGGGACCCCGAAGGGGCAGAACAGCCGCAAATCCGACCTCAAACAGTTCATCAACACATCGCTTGTGGATCTGGTGGCCAAACAGATCCGTTCGATGATTTTCGCCGGCGACTATCTGCCGGGAGAAAAACTGGTGGTGCGGGAGTTGTCCGAAGTGCTGGGCGTAAGCCACACCCCGGTCAAGGATGCGCTGAACCGCCTCGTATCGGAGGATCTGGTCGAAGCGATTCCCAACAAGAGCATGGTCGTCAAGAGTTTCACCAACAATGAACTGGTTGAACGACTGGGCGTCCGGCTGATGTGCGAGCTCTTTTATGCCGGTGAGATCATTCGGTCGGCCAGAAAGGACGACACACTGGTGGTGGATCTGGAAGCCTGTCTGACCGCCATGGAGGAGGCAATCAGCGACGACACCAGCATCGATTATGAAGCCTGGGTGTCAAATGAAACCCGCTTTCACCGGCGCTACATGATGGCAGCCCAGAACCAGTCTCTGGTGACTGTCTACAATGGCCTCAACACCAATGAGTTCACGTTCTTTGCCTATCTGCACAATGAGCACAAGCCGCTGAAGCGACCGATTTTCGAGAATAATCTGGTTGAGCACCGCGAGATCATCGAAGCGCTCAAGGCGCTCGATCAAGCCAGATTTGTCAAGGCCATCGCATGGCATGTCCTGCATGCCTGCGAGGACTACAACGTCGATGAGGAAGCCAAGCTTCGCATCGACCAGATAAAGAGGCTGGCAGAGTGCCACCTCGACGGGCTGGGAAAACCGTCTCAAAAAATTTCCTGACTTTCTGCCCTGGATACGTCTCGACTGAGCCTGCCCGTGCCCGCATGGTCAGGACCCCGCCTCGTACCCGAGACAGATTTGCGTTTAACCCTATGGAGGAAATCATGAAAAAAACAACTTGGGTATTGACGTTGCTTGCCGGTGCTGCACTGACCGCAGCAGGAGGAATGATGACCAGCACATCAGCTCTGGCAGCAGATCAGATCGTCTTGCGTCTTGCCCATATCAACGCAAATACGGATCCAAAACAAAAAGATGCCGAAAAGTTCAAGGAACTTGTCGAGCAGAAGACCAACGGTCAGGTCAAGGTTGAAATCTACGGCGCGGGCGTTCTTGGCAACGTGCGCGAAATCATCGAAGGCCTGCAGCTGGGCACCAACGAAGTCGTCATCGAAGGCTTCGGCACACTGCCGTCCTACACCAATCTCTCCCTGCTCGACCTCGTGCCCTTCATGTTCCGTGACCGTGCCCATTTCGACAAGGTCTGGGAAGGCGAGCTTGGCGGAGAATTGCTCAAGCAAGCTGGTGATGAGGCAGGCATGAAGCTGTTTGGCCCATCCTATCGCGGTGTGCGTGTCACCACCTCGACCAAGAAGTTCACCGACGTTGCCGGTGTCAAGGGCCTGAAGATCCGCGTTCCCGCCGACGACATGAGCGTCAAGACCTGGCAGGCTCTGGGTGCAACCCCGACCCCGATGGCCATGACCGAAGTGCTCACCGGCCTGCAGCAGGGCACCGTGGAAGCTCAGGAGAACCCTCCGATCCTGTCCTACAACTTCGGCCTTGCCGACATCTGCAAATTCCTCATCAAGACCGACCACCGCTGGAGCGCCGACGTCTTCATGATGGATCAGTCCTACTTCAACAGCCTGCCTGAAAATGTCCAGACTGCCATTGTCGAAGCTGGCAATGAAGCCGGTCACTACACCAGCGGCCTGATCACCGATAACGAGGATGGCTTCCTGCAGAAATGGAAAGATGCCGGTGCCGAGATCGTCACCCCTGAACTCGACGGCTTCCGGGAAGCAACAAAAGATGTCGTCAAAGACAACTTCCCTGAACTGACGGACTGGGTCGAAAAGATCAAAGCCGTTCAATAATCTGCACTCGCCAGAGCCAAATGAATGACCAACGGGTGCCGGAGCCCAATGCCGGCACCCGACGGGTCAGTCATGCCCGTTCCTTCCCCACTGCAGGGCGGCCAAAGCCGCCGGAGACCTGCGGAGAAAACCATGCGTACTTTAGAGTGGGTCTGTAGTGCGATCGAGAAGACCATCAACTTCATCATCATCGTCTGCCTTATGATGATGACAGCGGTTATCTTCTATCAGGTCGTATTGCGCTACGTCTTTGACAGTTCAAACATCTGGGCGGAAGAATTCGCCCGTTATGCGTTCATCTGGGTCGTTCTCCTCGGAGCGGCCAGCGCGCTGCGCCGGTTCCAGCACATCAGGATCGACTTCGTGGTCAACCTGCTGCCCGAGCGCGCCCAGAAACTGATCAATTTCATCAACTACGTCCTGATCGTCGGGTTCCTTGCAACCCTGATCAAATACGGCATCGCCATCTCGCTGAAGACCACCCATCAGATCTCGGCCGGACTACACATCCCGATGTCCTTCATGTACATGAGCATCCCCGTCGGCTCCGCACTGATGCTGCTGTTCACGGTGCAGATCATTCTGAGGGACTTCCTCGTGCCGACAGGTGCCAACACATCATCGTCCGGGAGCAAATAGTCATGGGTATCGGAACCGTTCTACTCGTCGGCATGATTGTCCTCGTTCTGATGGGCATGCCCGTCGCCTTCGCCATCGGCATTGCGTCCATGGCCTCCATTCTCGTCGGCAACTACAACCTGATCGTCGTGCCGCAAAAGGTCCTCGCAGGCATGGATTCCTTTCCCATGCTGGCCATTCCCTTCTTCGTGCTCGCCGGTAACCTGATGACAGGGGGCGGCATAACAGACCGCATCCTCAGTTTCACCAAGGCGACCATGGGCTGGATGCGCGGCAGTCTGGGCATTGTCACCGTGATTGCATCAGCCATCTTTGCGGCCATCTCCGGCTCGGGCACCGCCACCGTAACGGCCATTGGTGGCATCACCATTCCTGCCATGAAGAAGGAAGGCTATCCGCCGGAACTCTCCGCCGCCATCGCGGCCAGCGCCTCGACGGTTGGCCCGCTGATCCCGCCAAGCATCATCCTGATTGTCTATGGCAACTCGGTGCAGACCTCCATTCGCGAGTTGTTCATGGCGGCAGTCGTTCCGGGCATCGCACTTGTTCTGGGCTTTCTGGCCTACACCTACTACAAGGCCCGCAGCCTTGATCTGCCGGTTGGCAACAAGCTCGATCACAAGGAAGTCTGCCGGGAAACCAAGCGCAGCTTCTGGGCTCTGCTGATGCCGGTCATCATTCTGGGCGGCATTTTTGGCGGCGTCTTCACCCCGACCGAAGCCGCAGCCGTTTCCGCAGTCTATGCCTTCATCATCGGCCTGTTCGTCTATCGCAATCTGACCTTCAAGAGCATCAACCGGATCTTCTATGACAGCTGCATTGTCTCCACGATCATGCTGTTTCTGGTCGGCTGTTCCAAGACATCGAGCTGGGTGTTGGCCATGGGGCGTGTCCCCGAAGCCATTGCGGCCAACCTGTTGTCGATTACCGATCAGCCCACCCTGTTGCTGCTGCTGCTCAACATCTTCCTGCTGATCGTCGGCATGTTCATGGAAGCCAACGTTGCCGTTGTGATCTTCACCCCCATCCTGCTGCCCATCGCCATGGCCTGCGGCCTCAGCGTTGTCCAGTTCGGTGTGGTCATGTGCTTCAACCTCTGCCTTGGCCTGATCACGCCTCCGGTCGGTCTCTGTGCTCTGCTGGGCAACAACATCGCCGAGGGACGGCTGGAATTGACGCTGAGATATTGCGCCAGCATGTTCCTGGTCGGCTTTGTCATCCTGATGTGCACGACCTATGTCCCGGCCATGACGACCTGGCTACCGAGCATTCTGAAATAGCCCCATGGTTTGAACGACCGCTCCGCTCCGGGCAACAGATGCGCAGACAGCAGGATGCGCCGTGCCCGGCAGCGGGAGGTCTCAAGGAAATCAAAATGAAATCGCCCAATCCCCTCACCCGTTTTATTGACCTGTGCCACCGGGTCTATGCCAGAGACTTCGTTCCCGGTTCAGGCGGCAATGCCAGCATGCGGCTTGGCGACAGGATCGTCATAACGCCCTCGGGCGTCAGCCTCGGCATGCTTGAGGAACAGGATCTCGTGACCATCGCCATGGACGGATCGGTCATCGGAGCCGGCAAGCCTTCCAAGGAATGGCGCATGCACATGAATTGCTACGAGCGTGACGACGTCAACGTCGTCATTCATGTTCACAGCCCCTACTCGGTCGCGGTCGCATGCCTGACGGACCTGGACCACAGCTGCGCCATGCCGGTCTACACCCCCGGCTATTCGGTGCGTGTCGGTGCCTTGCCTGTTGTACCCTACTACCGCGCAGGCTCGACCGAACTGGCCAACAGCATCATCGCGATCATGGCCGATCGCAACTCTCTGCTGCTGGAAAACCACGGTGTCCTGACTGTTGGCGCTACCATCGATCAGGCCTTCAACCTGGTTGAGGAAATCGAGGAAAACGCCCATTTGCATTTCACCCTGAATGGCCGAGGCAAGCCGCTCAGCAGGCAACAGCAAGACGATCTGAACGGCAAATACTGATCATCTGTGACACCAAAATCAACAGGAAAGAACAATAAGATGGTCACGCAAAAGAACCACTCCATTGTCCTCGGCATCGACATAGGAACCACGGGAACCAAATGCAGTTTCTATGATCTGGAATGCAATCTCGTCGCCAGCGAGTATCAGGAATATCCAATGATCCACCCCCGCGAAGGCTGGGTCGAGGAAGACCCAAATGTCTGGTGGGCCAGTGTCGTCCGCAACGTCAAGCTCTGCATCGATCGTGGCGAGGTCGACCCGGCCCGGGTCGCAGGTATCGGAGTGAGCTGCACCAATTCCTTCATCCCCCTCGACCGGCAGGGCAACAATCTCTATAACGCCATCCTCCAGCTTGACCAACGCTCAGCGAGCGAAGTCCAGTGGCTGGAAGATACCATCGGCCGCGACCGCATCTATGAGGTGACGGGCAACCGCATCGCCCGTGGCACCTTTGCCCTGCCAACCCTGCTCTGGTACATCAAGAACCGCCCTGATATCATCGAGAAGACCCACAAGTTCGTGGTCCCGAGCGGCTTCATCATCAACAAGCTGACCGGGGAATTCTCGATCAATACCTCCCGCATGGGCTTCACGCTGCTCTCCAACATTCGCACCGGCACGTGGGACGAGGGACTGGCGAGAGACACGGGCGTGCCGATCGACAAGCTGCCAAAGCCCTATAATGCAACGGATATTGTCGGCCATGTCACGGCCGCAGCAGCCGAACAATGCGGCCTCCTGGAAGGCACGCCGGTTGTCGCC
Proteins encoded:
- a CDS encoding pectinesterase family protein; protein product: MTDQPIASTPTRPQMSKKLAAFYRPEVVLSHDCAPEGGADWDPIAPVLKGIPRSLKPDYRVDPGDMTKPDCFASIQQAISQAISDAKSKGLSKRLHIEIAPGTYNELVYVPSLEVNGRKVPITLYARDTDARKTVISVAIDQGLTADAYTMRFGSAFLNTEPSIRAMFEEVSARGDFDIGTTNSCVMRVRNGGFEALNLTIENSYNEDRLTPDIADRTDVARNHQGQWAHGQHQAVAVLIDAADRVLFDNVRLLGDQDTLYFKTNEPHKTVKSYFRNCYIEGDVDFIFGNSTAFFDHCEIRSKGARTSDTYVAAPSTNIHIPYGIVFWDCDFTHDDSEAALGGRFYLGRQWFERVRATPYGSSPVPGYSCTLGELSHYEEPTGTIALKTLEAVGKVAVLHSRIGRHINRFAPWTDWNGGEFDQGGTYHPAPWAPRFRPVQYGIADFNRHLAGWLKQQGLAYDEQNAPLPFIAEYGNETTDR
- a CDS encoding GntR family transcriptional regulator: MKDLKTGTPKGQNSRKSDLKQFINTSLVDLVAKQIRSMIFAGDYLPGEKLVVRELSEVLGVSHTPVKDALNRLVSEDLVEAIPNKSMVVKSFTNNELVERLGVRLMCELFYAGEIIRSARKDDTLVVDLEACLTAMEEAISDDTSIDYEAWVSNETRFHRRYMMAAQNQSLVTVYNGLNTNEFTFFAYLHNEHKPLKRPIFENNLVEHREIIEALKALDQARFVKAIAWHVLHACEDYNVDEEAKLRIDQIKRLAECHLDGLGKPSQKIS
- a CDS encoding TRAP transporter substrate-binding protein — protein: MKKTTWVLTLLAGAALTAAGGMMTSTSALAADQIVLRLAHINANTDPKQKDAEKFKELVEQKTNGQVKVEIYGAGVLGNVREIIEGLQLGTNEVVIEGFGTLPSYTNLSLLDLVPFMFRDRAHFDKVWEGELGGELLKQAGDEAGMKLFGPSYRGVRVTTSTKKFTDVAGVKGLKIRVPADDMSVKTWQALGATPTPMAMTEVLTGLQQGTVEAQENPPILSYNFGLADICKFLIKTDHRWSADVFMMDQSYFNSLPENVQTAIVEAGNEAGHYTSGLITDNEDGFLQKWKDAGAEIVTPELDGFREATKDVVKDNFPELTDWVEKIKAVQ
- a CDS encoding TRAP transporter small permease, yielding MRTLEWVCSAIEKTINFIIIVCLMMMTAVIFYQVVLRYVFDSSNIWAEEFARYAFIWVVLLGAASALRRFQHIRIDFVVNLLPERAQKLINFINYVLIVGFLATLIKYGIAISLKTTHQISAGLHIPMSFMYMSIPVGSALMLLFTVQIILRDFLVPTGANTSSSGSK
- a CDS encoding TRAP transporter large permease subunit yields the protein MGIGTVLLVGMIVLVLMGMPVAFAIGIASMASILVGNYNLIVVPQKVLAGMDSFPMLAIPFFVLAGNLMTGGGITDRILSFTKATMGWMRGSLGIVTVIASAIFAAISGSGTATVTAIGGITIPAMKKEGYPPELSAAIAASASTVGPLIPPSIILIVYGNSVQTSIRELFMAAVVPGIALVLGFLAYTYYKARSLDLPVGNKLDHKEVCRETKRSFWALLMPVIILGGIFGGVFTPTEAAAVSAVYAFIIGLFVYRNLTFKSINRIFYDSCIVSTIMLFLVGCSKTSSWVLAMGRVPEAIAANLLSITDQPTLLLLLLNIFLLIVGMFMEANVAVVIFTPILLPIAMACGLSVVQFGVVMCFNLCLGLITPPVGLCALLGNNIAEGRLELTLRYCASMFLVGFVILMCTTYVPAMTTWLPSILK
- a CDS encoding class II aldolase/adducin family protein; this encodes MKSPNPLTRFIDLCHRVYARDFVPGSGGNASMRLGDRIVITPSGVSLGMLEEQDLVTIAMDGSVIGAGKPSKEWRMHMNCYERDDVNVVIHVHSPYSVAVACLTDLDHSCAMPVYTPGYSVRVGALPVVPYYRAGSTELANSIIAIMADRNSLLLENHGVLTVGATIDQAFNLVEEIEENAHLHFTLNGRGKPLSRQQQDDLNGKY